One Falco peregrinus isolate bFalPer1 chromosome 6, bFalPer1.pri, whole genome shotgun sequence DNA segment encodes these proteins:
- the LOC129784766 gene encoding killer cell lectin-like receptor subfamily G member 1 — MYDCFADCPCPRCPEQWVAYRECCYFFSRERKDWHSSRESCQAQGAHLLVINSTSEMDFFQIIYSKSYWIGLKNTGGGWIWEDGSKLTDRKVLFNSFVQNCATLEYGVIRASSCEIPAPWICEKSLQ; from the exons ATGTATGATTGTTTTGCAGACTGTCCGTGTCCACGCTGCCCTGAGCAGTGGGTGGCCTACAGAGAATGCTGCTACTTCTTCTCCAGGGAGAGGAAGGACTGGCATTCCAGCCGGGAATCCTGCCAGGCACAGGGAGCTCACCTCCTGGTGATCAACAGTACCAGTGAAATG GACTTCTTCCAGATAATCTACAGTAAATCCTACTGGATCGGTTTGAAGAACACTGGTGGTGGCTGGATTTGGGAAGATGGCTCAAAACTGACTGACAGAAA GGTCCTGTTCAACAGCTTTGTGCAGAACTGTGCCACTCTGGAGTATGGTGTCATCCGTGCTTCTAGCTGCGAAATCCCTGCCCCATGGATCTGTGAGAAATCTCTTCAGTGA